One Ranitomeya variabilis isolate aRanVar5 chromosome 5, aRanVar5.hap1, whole genome shotgun sequence DNA window includes the following coding sequences:
- the RAB21 gene encoding ras-related protein Rab-21 — MAAGGAGGGAGGSKTYSFKVVLLGEGCVGKTSLVLRYCENKFNDKHITTLQASFLTKKLNIGGKRVNLAIWDTAGQERFHALGPIYYRDSNGAILVYDITDEDSFQKVKNWVKELRKMLGNEICLCIVGNKLDLEKERHVSVQEAEAYAESVGAKHYHTSAKQNKGIEELFLDLCKRMIETAQVDERAKGNGPSQSGTARRGVQIVDDEPQAQSAGGCCSG; from the exons ATGGCGGCTGGAGGAGCAGGAGGCGGAGCTGGGGGCAGCAAGACGTACTCGTTCAAGGTGGTGCTGCTCGGAGAGGGCTGTGTGGGGAAGACGTCGCTGGTGCTGCGCTACTGCGAGAACAAGTTCAACGACAAACACATCACCACCCTGCAG GCATCCTTCCTTACGAAGAAGTTAAACATTGGCGGCAAGCGGGTAAACCTTGCTATTTGG GACACCGCTGGGCAAGAGCGATTCCATGCACTTGGTCCAATCTACTACAGAGACTCTAATGGAGCTATATTAGTCTATGATATAACAGATGAGGACTCCTTCCAGAAG GTAAAAAATTGGGTGAAAGAGCTGCGGAAAATGCTGGGCAATGAAATCTGTTTATGTATAGTAG gAAACAAATTAGATTTGGAAAAAGAAAGACACGTCTCGGTTCAAGAAGCAGAAGC GTATGCAGAATCCGTGGGTGCAAAGCACTATCATACGTCAGCCAAGCAAAATAAGGGAATTGAAGAGTTATTCCTTGATCTCTGTAAAA GAATGATAGAAACTGCACAAGTAGATGAAAGAGCCAAAGGCAATGGGCCAAGCCAATCAGGAACCGCAAGGAGAGGAGTACAGATTGTAGATGATGAACCACAGGCACAGAGCGCAGGCGGATGTTGTTCTGGATAA